From Woronichinia naegeliana WA131, the proteins below share one genomic window:
- a CDS encoding DUF4258 domain-containing protein → MNCQKLVFSSHAIQQMFFRRISKEDVKTAINYGEVIEEKPDDTPFSSYLILDFVKNKPIHVVFSYDQKNDTGYVVTAYIPDPQLWIDNFRKRR, encoded by the coding sequence TTGAATTGTCAAAAATTGGTTTTCTCTAGTCATGCTATTCAACAAATGTTTTTTAGAAGAATTAGTAAGGAGGATGTCAAGACTGCAATTAATTACGGGGAAGTTATCGAAGAAAAACCTGATGATACTCCCTTTTCTAGCTATTTAATTTTAGATTTTGTCAAGAATAAACCGATTCATGTTGTGTTTTCCTATGATCAAAAGAATGATACAGGCTATGTTGTAACAGCCTATATTCCTGATCCGCAATTATGGATAGATAATTTTAGAAAGCGTAGGTAA
- a CDS encoding type II toxin-antitoxin system MqsA family antitoxin encodes MECVICKHGKTKPGLVSVTLERDDCLIVLKRVPADICENCGEYYLSESVTEYVLNRAEEAVNKGAEVEILRYAA; translated from the coding sequence ATGGAATGTGTAATTTGTAAACATGGAAAAACAAAGCCAGGTTTGGTCTCTGTTACCTTGGAAAGGGATGATTGTTTGATTGTCTTAAAGCGAGTTCCTGCGGATATTTGTGAGAATTGTGGAGAATATTATCTAAGTGAATCCGTTACAGAATATGTATTAAATCGCGCAGAAGAAGCTGTTAATAAAGGGGCTGAGGTTGAGATTCTTCGTTATGCCGCTTGA
- a CDS encoding TMCO4 family protein, whose translation MENPVIRRIQSYQGSNEALVFFNGYQMKDHDKAQLWCHYLRKAGWQGAIYQFWWDSSSSFGRKYKMSPLGNIPIVNELVHSYPHWQLVLKRAKITGLHHFPQILSELPELSISFIGYSLGCRVIYYGLQSSKFSLIQSQVKNVILLAGAIRVIGWENSAEKISGKIFNCYNEQDSILNNEFRHWGFYEHKPCGIIPIRSKHKKIINLNITKLINSDSHNLEKYLKNLSKLHLF comes from the coding sequence ATGGAAAATCCTGTTATTCGCAGAATTCAATCCTATCAAGGCAGTAACGAAGCTCTTGTGTTTTTTAATGGGTATCAAATGAAAGATCATGATAAGGCCCAATTATGGTGTCATTATTTGCGTAAGGCTGGATGGCAAGGAGCCATTTATCAGTTTTGGTGGGATTCGAGTAGTTCCTTCGGTAGAAAATATAAAATGTCACCATTAGGAAACATCCCTATTGTTAATGAATTAGTTCATAGCTATCCTCATTGGCAATTGGTTTTAAAACGAGCAAAAATTACAGGTCTTCACCATTTTCCTCAAATTTTATCAGAACTACCTGAGTTAAGCATTTCTTTCATTGGCTATTCTTTGGGGTGTCGCGTTATTTACTATGGGTTGCAATCTTCAAAATTTAGTTTAATTCAAAGCCAAGTAAAGAATGTTATTTTATTAGCTGGAGCGATTAGAGTTATTGGTTGGGAAAATTCGGCAGAGAAAATAAGTGGTAAAATTTTTAATTGTTATAATGAACAAGACAGTATTTTAAATAACGAATTTAGACATTGGGGCTTTTATGAACACAAGCCTTGTGGTATTATTCCTATTAGGTCTAAGCACAAAAAAATAATCAACTTAAATATAACAAAATTAATTAATAGCGATTCTCATAATTTAGAAAAATATCTCAAAAACTTATCTAAATTACACCTTTTTTGA
- a CDS encoding AbrB/MazE/SpoVT family DNA-binding domain-containing protein — METTKLSSQGQVTVPQSLREQWEEGQELILINIGDGVLVKPKKLFSETRLDELAGCLNYQGKVKTIEEMDQAIAQGIQELGHQ; from the coding sequence ATGGAAACTACAAAACTATCTAGTCAGGGTCAAGTGACTGTTCCTCAGTCGTTACGAGAGCAGTGGGAAGAGGGTCAAGAATTAATCCTAATTAATATAGGGGATGGAGTTTTAGTAAAGCCTAAAAAACTTTTCTCGGAAACTAGATTAGATGAACTTGCGGGTTGTTTAAACTATCAAGGGAAGGTAAAAACTATTGAAGAAATGGATCAAGCAATTGCTCAAGGGATACAAGA
- a CDS encoding DUF433 domain-containing protein has product MSSLVLTQHIEVTPGICGGKPRITGHRIKVQDIVIWHEKMAMSPDEIVYNYPTITLADIYAALAYYHDHREEIRQDIESSENFAKQLQGDKPSLVEKILKGK; this is encoded by the coding sequence ATGTCATCTTTAGTTCTTACACAACATATTGAAGTCACGCCTGGTATTTGTGGGGGAAAACCTCGCATCACTGGCCATCGTATTAAAGTGCAAGATATTGTTATTTGGCATGAAAAAATGGCAATGTCTCCCGATGAAATTGTTTATAATTATCCAACTATTACTTTAGCTGACATTTATGCGGCTTTAGCTTATTATCATGATCATCGAGAAGAAATTCGTCAAGATATTGAATCCAGTGAAAATTTTGCTAAACAGTTACAAGGGGATAAACCTTCCTTGGTTGAAAAAATTTTAAAGGGGAAATAA
- a CDS encoding putative toxin-antitoxin system toxin component, PIN family, whose translation MLNRYVLDANVLASAVLSPNFTANLAYQKALDTGILLISIETFTECENVIFRPKFDRYLSLVRRQRFLAEFRAAAELVSILELINDCRDTKDNKYLDVAINGLASVLITGDQDLLILHLYREILPILSPSDFVKESNRSLG comes from the coding sequence ATGCTTAATCGCTATGTTTTGGATGCTAATGTCTTAGCTAGTGCTGTTTTATCTCCTAATTTTACTGCTAATTTAGCTTATCAAAAAGCTCTTGACACTGGCATCTTATTAATTTCGATTGAAACTTTCACTGAGTGCGAAAATGTAATATTTCGTCCTAAATTTGATCGTTATCTTTCTTTAGTACGTCGTCAAAGATTTTTAGCAGAATTTAGGGCTGCCGCCGAGTTAGTCTCGATTTTGGAGTTAATCAATGATTGTCGAGATACAAAGGATAACAAATACTTAGATGTAGCAATTAATGGTTTAGCAAGTGTCTTAATTACAGGAGATCAAGATTTATTAATTCTTCATCTTTATCGTGAAATATTGCCAATTTTAAGTCCATCGGATTTTGTCAAAGAGAGTAATCGTAGTTTGGGTTAA
- a CDS encoding alpha/beta fold hydrolase has product MNFKKFAEGGYLETEIGSVFLRAIGSGPPLIVIHGGPGLDHTYLLPLRRIARNRTLIFYDQLGCGRDKTGSDEVSADSLIDQLVFLVQEIGASGDVGFLAHSWGSYVALSFLERSHIKLHPNFVILSNPCPINRVKYDEVGGRLLKRIPAEVMSKIGDVLSILQTFII; this is encoded by the coding sequence TTGAATTTCAAAAAATTCGCCGAAGGAGGCTATCTTGAGACGGAAATTGGCTCCGTTTTCTTGCGGGCAATTGGTAGTGGGCCACCTCTGATTGTCATTCATGGTGGGCCTGGATTGGATCACACCTATTTACTTCCTTTAAGGAGAATTGCGAGAAATAGGACGCTGATTTTTTATGATCAATTGGGTTGTGGGAGGGATAAGACAGGGAGTGATGAGGTGAGTGCAGATTCACTAATTGATCAGCTTGTTTTTTTAGTTCAAGAGATTGGTGCTAGTGGAGATGTTGGGTTCCTAGCCCACTCATGGGGTTCTTATGTTGCTTTATCTTTTTTAGAAAGAAGTCATATTAAGCTTCACCCAAACTTTGTCATATTGTCTAACCCTTGCCCAATAAATAGAGTAAAGTATGACGAAGTAGGAGGGCGACTCTTGAAGCGCATTCCCGCCGAGGTAATGTCTAAGATTGGAGACGTTTTAAGTATACTTCAAACGTTCATAATCTGA
- the carB gene encoding carbamoyl-phosphate synthase large subunit, translated as MPRRNDLKKILILGAGPIVIGQACEFDYSGTQACKALKEEGYEVVLINSNPASIMTDPELAHRTYIEPLLPEIVEKVIEKERPDALLPTMGGQTALNLAVTLAKTGVLEKYGVELIGAKLAAIEMGEDRELFKEAMARIGVPVCPSGIATSLEDARRVAHEIGSYPLIIRPAFTLAGTGGGIAYNQEEYEEMAAYGLEQSPTTQILVEKSLLGWKEYELEVMRDLADNVVIICSIENFDPMGVHTGDSITVAPAQTLTDKEYQRLRDYSMAIIREIGVETGGSNIQFSVNPANGDVIVIEMNPRVSRSSALASKATGFPIAKFAAKLAVGYTLNEISNDITKKTPASFEPTIDYVVTKIPRFTFEKFPGSEPILTTQMKSVGEAMAIGRTFQESFQKALRSLETGRAGFGCDKNETLPTIPHVRSQLRTPNPDRVFAIYQAFKLGLTAEEIHELTAIDLWFLDKLQELVETEKEIKKQPLKAITADQMRGIKQQGFSDRQIAFATKTTEDEVRTHRKGLGIIPVYKVVDTCAAEFEAFTPYYYSTYEPDETEILPCDKPKVMILGGGPNRIGQGIEFDYCCCHAAFSLSDAGYETIMVNSNPETVSTDYDTSDRLYFEPLTKEDVLNIMEAENPVGVIVQFGGQTPLKLAVPLQKYLNSPNCPVQTKIWGTSPDSIDTAEDRERFEKILHKLDINQPPNGIARDYEESRVVANRISYPVVVRPSYVLGGRAMEIVYSDEELERYMTYAVQIEPDHPILIDKFLENAIEVDVDSLTDHTGKVVIGSIMEHIEEAGIHSGDSACSIPYTSLSEPVLATIRQWTEQLAKALNVIGLMNIQYAVQGEQVYILEANPRASRTVPYVSKATGRPLAKIASLVMSGKTLTELGITEELIPKHVAVKEAVLPFAKFPGADTLLGPEMRSTGEVMGIDSDFGKAFAKAELAAGVDLATSGTVFISMSDRTKQASVTVVKDLMGLGFKVVATAGTQKVLKENGIEGVEVVLKLHEGRPHVIDWIKNNWIQFIINTPSGEESQLDGRTIRRAALDYKLPIITTLAGARATVAAIRSLQEHPLEVKALQDYL; from the coding sequence ATGCCACGCCGCAACGACTTAAAGAAAATCTTGATTTTAGGAGCAGGGCCGATCGTCATCGGTCAAGCCTGTGAATTTGACTACTCTGGAACCCAAGCCTGTAAAGCCCTGAAAGAGGAAGGCTATGAAGTGGTCTTAATCAACTCTAATCCAGCTTCGATTATGACTGACCCAGAGTTGGCCCATCGCACCTATATTGAGCCGTTGTTGCCTGAAATTGTGGAAAAGGTGATCGAAAAGGAACGTCCTGACGCGTTGTTGCCGACGATGGGGGGACAAACCGCGTTAAACCTAGCTGTTACTCTGGCAAAAACAGGGGTATTAGAAAAGTACGGTGTGGAGTTGATCGGGGCCAAATTGGCGGCGATCGAGATGGGGGAAGATCGGGAATTATTTAAGGAAGCAATGGCTCGGATCGGCGTTCCAGTCTGTCCTTCGGGCATTGCCACCAGTTTGGAAGATGCGCGACGGGTTGCTCACGAAATTGGCTCCTATCCTCTGATTATTCGACCTGCTTTTACCCTGGCTGGTACAGGGGGCGGTATTGCCTACAACCAGGAAGAGTACGAAGAAATGGCGGCCTACGGTTTAGAACAGTCGCCCACCACTCAGATTCTGGTGGAAAAATCCCTTTTGGGTTGGAAGGAGTACGAGTTAGAAGTAATGCGAGATTTGGCGGATAACGTGGTGATTATCTGTTCCATTGAAAACTTTGATCCGATGGGAGTACATACAGGGGATTCGATTACCGTTGCTCCAGCCCAAACTCTGACAGATAAAGAATATCAACGTTTGCGCGATTATTCGATGGCAATTATCCGAGAAATTGGGGTAGAAACGGGGGGGTCTAATATTCAATTTTCGGTCAATCCTGCTAATGGAGATGTGATTGTTATTGAAATGAATCCGCGTGTTTCTCGGTCTTCGGCTTTAGCTTCTAAGGCAACGGGTTTTCCGATCGCCAAATTTGCGGCTAAGTTAGCGGTGGGTTATACGTTGAATGAAATTTCTAATGATATTACCAAGAAAACCCCAGCTTCGTTTGAGCCAACCATTGATTATGTGGTCACAAAAATTCCTCGTTTTACCTTCGAGAAATTCCCAGGTTCAGAACCGATTTTAACTACGCAAATGAAATCTGTTGGGGAAGCGATGGCCATCGGTCGTACTTTCCAAGAATCTTTCCAAAAAGCACTGCGATCGCTGGAAACAGGACGGGCGGGTTTTGGTTGCGATAAAAATGAAACTTTGCCGACCATTCCCCATGTTCGTTCCCAATTGCGGACTCCTAATCCCGATCGCGTTTTTGCCATTTATCAGGCTTTTAAATTAGGATTAACGGCGGAAGAAATCCACGAATTAACTGCGATTGATCTCTGGTTTTTAGACAAATTACAGGAACTCGTTGAAACAGAAAAAGAGATTAAAAAACAACCGCTCAAGGCGATTACTGCTGATCAAATGCGAGGTATTAAACAACAGGGATTCAGCGATCGCCAAATTGCCTTTGCTACGAAAACAACGGAAGATGAAGTTCGCACCCATCGTAAAGGTTTGGGGATTATTCCCGTTTATAAAGTGGTGGATACCTGCGCGGCAGAATTTGAAGCCTTTACCCCCTATTATTACTCCACTTACGAACCCGATGAAACGGAAATTTTGCCCTGTGATAAACCCAAAGTAATGATTCTCGGTGGCGGGCCAAACCGTATTGGTCAGGGGATCGAATTTGACTATTGTTGTTGTCATGCGGCTTTTTCTTTGAGTGATGCGGGCTATGAAACAATCATGGTTAATTCCAATCCTGAAACCGTTTCTACTGACTACGACACCAGCGATCGCCTTTATTTTGAACCGCTTACGAAAGAAGATGTTTTAAACATTATGGAAGCGGAAAATCCCGTCGGGGTAATTGTGCAGTTTGGTGGTCAAACGCCGTTAAAACTAGCGGTTCCGTTACAGAAATACTTAAACAGTCCTAACTGTCCCGTACAGACTAAAATTTGGGGAACTTCTCCCGATTCCATTGATACTGCCGAAGACCGCGAACGTTTCGAGAAAATTCTGCACAAGTTAGATATTAACCAGCCGCCTAACGGTATTGCCCGTGATTATGAAGAGTCCCGCGTCGTAGCCAATCGGATTAGTTATCCTGTAGTGGTACGGCCTTCCTATGTATTAGGTGGTCGGGCGATGGAGATTGTTTATTCCGATGAAGAGTTGGAACGCTACATGACCTATGCAGTACAGATTGAACCCGATCACCCCATTCTGATTGATAAGTTTCTCGAAAATGCGATCGAGGTAGATGTGGATTCGCTCACCGACCATACAGGCAAAGTTGTCATCGGCAGCATTATGGAACACATCGAGGAGGCGGGTATTCACTCTGGGGATTCAGCCTGTTCTATTCCCTATACCAGTCTTTCGGAACCCGTTTTAGCCACCATTCGCCAATGGACAGAGCAGTTAGCCAAGGCTCTTAACGTTATCGGTTTAATGAATATTCAGTACGCTGTACAGGGTGAGCAGGTTTATATTCTGGAAGCGAATCCTCGTGCCTCCCGTACTGTTCCCTACGTTTCCAAAGCCACAGGACGACCTTTAGCGAAAATTGCTTCGTTAGTAATGTCGGGCAAAACGTTAACTGAATTGGGTATTACCGAGGAATTAATTCCCAAGCACGTTGCGGTCAAAGAAGCGGTTTTACCCTTTGCTAAGTTCCCTGGTGCGGATACGTTGCTTGGCCCTGAAATGCGTTCTACGGGGGAAGTAATGGGTATTGATAGTGATTTTGGAAAAGCCTTTGCCAAAGCAGAATTAGCGGCAGGAGTTGATCTGGCTACTTCGGGAACAGTCTTTATTTCTATGAGCGATCGCACTAAGCAAGCGTCAGTGACCGTAGTTAAAGATTTAATGGGTTTAGGCTTTAAGGTGGTGGCTACGGCGGGAACCCAAAAAGTGCTTAAGGAGAATGGTATTGAGGGGGTAGAAGTGGTCTTAAAACTCCATGAAGGTCGTCCCCATGTGATTGATTGGATCAAGAATAATTGGATTCAATTTATTATTAATACGCCGAGTGGGGAGGAGTCCCAATTAGATGGGCGCACCATTCGTCGGGCGGCTTTGGATTATAAGTTACCGATTATCACAACCTTAGCAGGGGCGCGGGCAACGGTAGCCGCGATTCGCAGTTTACAGGAGCATCCTTTGGAGGTGAAGGCTTTACAGGATTATTTGTAG
- a CDS encoding class I SAM-dependent methyltransferase, whose protein sequence is MLAIQSKICFPFERILYQNKVWEKSSTVLDFGCGNASYTSLLAHKFPDKNFYCFDVNNEMLDRVAYRYKETDNIHFVNEETLQSLESADFLLSRFVIHHLKDRSVFYELLNPETRTKPNGVLIIDADDEFFLVKGGLTKFLKSLNRLRTQDNQDRNIRGKITREMSDLKYSILESHRIMVNSDFPMLKEAFSIYMLLTAEGTGIV, encoded by the coding sequence ATGTTAGCGATACAATCTAAAATTTGCTTTCCGTTTGAGAGGATTTTATATCAAAATAAGGTGTGGGAGAAATCCAGTACTGTTTTAGACTTTGGGTGTGGAAACGCCTCATACACATCCTTACTAGCTCATAAATTTCCAGACAAAAATTTTTACTGCTTTGACGTAAATAATGAGATGCTCGATAGAGTTGCGTACAGGTACAAAGAGACAGATAATATTCACTTTGTAAATGAAGAGACTCTTCAATCTCTTGAATCTGCTGACTTTTTGCTGTCTAGATTCGTCATCCATCATTTGAAAGATCGCTCAGTCTTTTATGAGCTTTTGAATCCTGAGACAAGAACGAAACCTAATGGTGTTCTTATTATTGATGCTGATGATGAATTTTTCTTGGTCAAAGGTGGGCTTACAAAATTTCTTAAGTCGTTAAATCGCCTTCGTACACAAGATAATCAAGATCGTAATATTAGAGGAAAAATAACGAGAGAGATGTCCGATCTGAAGTATTCTATTTTAGAATCACACCGCATAATGGTGAATAGTGATTTTCCAATGTTAAAGGAGGCATTCTCTATTTATATGCTACTAACAGCAGAGGGCACTGGTATCGTCTAG
- a CDS encoding DUF4351 domain-containing protein: MFLLTDIKQTRVYQEAKQEGETQLLLSLLSKRFGAMGSRCIQAINQLSLEQLEDLGEALLDFDNVAELDNWLKSRVAE, encoded by the coding sequence ATGTTTTTATTAACAGACATCAAACAAACGCGAGTCTATCAAGAGGCAAAGCAGGAAGGAGAGACACAATTACTGTTGAGTCTTTTATCAAAGCGGTTTGGGGCGATGGGCAGCCGTTGTATTCAAGCAATTAATCAACTTTCTCTGGAGCAGTTAGAGGATTTGGGGGAAGCCTTGCTAGATTTTGACAATGTTGCTGAACTAGATAATTGGCTAAAGTCTCGTGTTGCAGAATAA
- a CDS encoding IS630 family transposase → MIKLEFTEEDKRLLSYGRFNHPHPRVQLKMEVLWLKSQGLSHQKIAQFAGVSVNTVTSYIRDYQEGGIEKLKEIKFNRPKSELTEHQGTIEAYFESNPPAAINEAVKRIEELTGIKRSPTQVRKFLKSIGMRCLKVGTIPSKADVEAQDSYREKELEPRLEEAKAGKRAVFFVDASHFVMGAFVNFIWCFKRIFIKSPSGRKRFNVLGALNAITHEVIMVTNSSYITGTQVCELLEKIAELGLLIPITLVLDNARYQKCRIVQELAESLGIELLYLPPYSPNLNLIERLWKFVKKKCLYAKYYEDFTQFSAAISGCLEDANVKYKEELDSLLTLRFQRFDKSQIMNV, encoded by the coding sequence ATGATTAAGTTAGAATTTACAGAAGAAGACAAAAGACTGTTGTCTTACGGTCGGTTTAATCACCCGCATCCTAGAGTGCAGCTAAAGATGGAAGTTTTATGGCTAAAAAGTCAGGGATTGTCTCATCAAAAAATTGCTCAATTCGCAGGAGTTTCAGTAAATACGGTGACAAGCTATATCCGTGATTATCAAGAGGGCGGGATAGAAAAACTAAAAGAAATAAAATTTAATCGCCCGAAAAGCGAGTTAACAGAGCATCAAGGGACAATTGAGGCATATTTTGAGTCAAATCCACCAGCAGCAATAAATGAAGCAGTAAAAAGAATAGAAGAATTAACAGGAATAAAAAGAAGTCCGACGCAAGTCAGAAAATTTTTAAAGTCAATAGGAATGAGGTGTCTAAAGGTGGGAACAATTCCATCAAAAGCAGATGTAGAAGCTCAGGATAGCTATAGAGAAAAAGAACTAGAACCAAGGCTAGAAGAGGCAAAAGCAGGAAAAAGGGCAGTTTTCTTTGTAGATGCCTCTCATTTTGTAATGGGAGCATTTGTAAATTTTATATGGTGCTTCAAGAGGATTTTTATTAAGTCACCATCAGGGAGAAAACGTTTTAATGTGTTAGGAGCATTAAATGCAATTACCCATGAAGTAATTATGGTAACGAACAGTTCTTATATTACGGGAACTCAGGTTTGTGAACTCCTAGAAAAGATAGCAGAATTAGGACTATTAATACCGATTACGTTGGTATTAGACAATGCTCGTTATCAAAAATGCCGAATTGTACAGGAGTTGGCAGAATCATTAGGAATAGAGTTACTGTACTTACCTCCTTATTCTCCTAACTTGAATTTAATTGAAAGACTGTGGAAGTTTGTGAAGAAGAAGTGTTTATACGCAAAATATTATGAAGATTTTACGCAGTTTTCTGCAGCAATTTCAGGATGTCTTGAGGATGCTAACGTAAAATATAAGGAGGAGCTTGATTCTCTGCTCACCTTACGATTTCAACGCTTTGATAAATCTCAGATTATGAACGTTTGA
- a CDS encoding IS1 family transposase, with amino-acid sequence MSILKKSSMKILNDVGLCQEKEDALFKKNCPHCYSENVKIHSHYQTKGNGERKMFICQECSSCFAETYGSVIAGLETPLSEIVKVLKARMEGIGLNAAARAFGYAKTTILNWEKKLSGLQETLFLYALVNEFVKLVIEGDELYTKVGKNKEASASEGWTIVLMDRASRFIWHLKCGRKEQKLFLEAMMTVAELFERSAESLQLFTDGEKRYSQLLFNICHEVLRTGKRGRPTKVLPKGLVVRLKNKSSKRRDSEGKLKKVETPKPEHPETTEKPEEKDVHANHVEAFNSAIRRYLAAFRRRTNTYAKSVVGLQRVLDIFWMVHNFVRSHFTTKKVPAVALGIIEKGLTWEDLLQIRLIS; translated from the coding sequence ATGTCAATATTAAAGAAAAGCTCTATGAAAATCCTGAATGATGTTGGCTTGTGCCAAGAAAAAGAGGATGCCTTATTCAAGAAAAACTGTCCTCATTGCTATAGTGAAAACGTAAAAATACATTCTCATTATCAAACGAAAGGTAACGGGGAACGTAAAATGTTCATTTGTCAAGAATGTAGTTCTTGTTTTGCTGAGACTTATGGTAGCGTAATCGCTGGCTTAGAAACCCCATTAAGTGAAATTGTAAAAGTATTAAAAGCCAGAATGGAAGGAATAGGATTAAATGCAGCAGCTCGAGCATTCGGCTACGCGAAAACAACAATATTGAATTGGGAAAAGAAATTATCAGGATTACAAGAGACATTATTTTTATACGCCTTAGTGAATGAATTTGTTAAATTAGTAATAGAAGGGGATGAACTATACACAAAAGTTGGAAAAAATAAAGAAGCAAGTGCCTCTGAGGGGTGGACAATCGTGCTCATGGACAGGGCTAGCCGCTTTATTTGGCATTTAAAATGTGGTCGAAAAGAGCAGAAATTATTTCTAGAAGCAATGATGACGGTAGCGGAATTATTTGAAAGGAGTGCAGAATCTCTCCAGTTATTTACAGATGGAGAAAAGCGATATAGTCAACTGCTATTTAATATTTGTCACGAAGTATTAAGGACTGGAAAGCGAGGTCGTCCCACCAAAGTATTACCGAAGGGTCTTGTAGTAAGACTAAAAAATAAGAGTAGTAAACGTCGAGATTCTGAGGGTAAACTAAAGAAAGTAGAAACTCCGAAACCAGAACATCCAGAGACAACAGAAAAACCAGAAGAAAAGGACGTCCATGCCAACCACGTTGAGGCATTTAATAGTGCTATCCGACGCTATTTAGCCGCCTTTCGTCGTCGTACAAATACTTATGCTAAATCTGTTGTGGGATTACAGCGAGTCCTAGATATTTTCTGGATGGTTCATAACTTTGTTCGCAGCCATTTTACGACGAAAAAAGTTCCTGCTGTAGCTCTCGGTATAATTGAAAAAGGGTTAACTTGGGAGGACTTACTCCAAATTCGCCTGATTTCTTGA
- a CDS encoding DUF5615 family PIN-like protein, which yields MTNKLKFHLDESVSNAIAQGLRMRGIDVTTSPDEGLIGASDEEQLAYALSQGRVIFTFDDDFLVLSAMELEHCGIIYSHQRQSIGKIISNLVLIWECLEPDYIYKNVEFL from the coding sequence ATGACAAATAAGCTTAAGTTTCATCTTGATGAAAGTGTTTCTAATGCGATCGCCCAAGGTTTAAGGATGCGAGGGATTGATGTTACAACTTCTCCAGATGAGGGATTAATTGGGGCTTCTGATGAGGAGCAATTAGCTTATGCTTTATCGCAAGGGAGAGTCATTTTCACCTTTGATGATGATTTTCTGGTTTTGTCTGCAATGGAATTAGAACATTGTGGTATTATTTATTCGCATCAACGTCAGTCTATTGGAAAAATTATCAGCAATTTAGTCTTGATTTGGGAATGTTTAGAACCTGATTACATCTATAAAAATGTTGAGTTTTTATGA
- a CDS encoding ISKra4 family transposase: MKTLVGEVEISQKQARKLKVSPKIVLSPGLEKCCLRASAKTSYQQAEEDIEELMGIKVGHSSLHRLVERTELPLAQAQSESAGVSIDGGKICLRGEEKEGGQWRDYKLVSLHGNVCEAFFQDPEGLKNWSNVQPLSPIVTFLGDGHPGIWNAVESFATQSWLIRREVLDWYHLKENLFKVGGSLKRLEAVEHLLWRGFVNKAIDAFDGVKSKRAKNFQAYLTKHYQRIPDYQYYQQLGIVIGSGDVESKIKQVGARVKLSGARWHLHNVSRILRLRCAYLNHSPLLSVNVLS, from the coding sequence ATCAAAACCCTAGTCGGAGAAGTGGAAATAAGCCAAAAACAAGCCAGAAAACTAAAGGTGTCGCCAAAAATCGTCTTAAGTCCAGGTTTAGAGAAATGCTGTCTAAGAGCCAGTGCGAAAACATCCTACCAACAAGCAGAAGAAGATATAGAGGAGTTGATGGGGATAAAAGTAGGACATAGCAGTTTACATCGCTTGGTAGAACGGACAGAACTGCCCTTAGCTCAAGCTCAGTCAGAGAGTGCGGGGGTCAGTATAGATGGGGGAAAGATTTGTCTGCGGGGCGAGGAGAAGGAAGGGGGACAGTGGCGAGATTATAAACTGGTGAGTCTTCATGGCAATGTCTGTGAAGCCTTTTTCCAAGACCCAGAGGGCTTAAAGAATTGGAGCAATGTTCAACCTTTGTCCCCAATAGTGACCTTTTTGGGAGATGGTCATCCCGGAATCTGGAATGCGGTAGAGAGTTTCGCCACTCAATCGTGGCTGATACGACGAGAGGTGTTGGATTGGTATCATCTCAAGGAGAATCTGTTCAAAGTGGGTGGCTCTCTCAAACGGCTAGAAGCAGTGGAGCATTTACTGTGGCGGGGTTTTGTGAACAAGGCAATAGATGCGTTTGATGGAGTCAAAAGCAAGAGGGCAAAGAATTTTCAAGCCTATTTGACGAAGCATTATCAGCGTATCCCTGATTACCAATACTATCAACAGCTTGGTATTGTGATTGGTTCTGGTGATGTGGAGTCTAAGATTAAACAGGTGGGAGCTAGGGTTAAATTGTCGGGAGCACGTTGGCATCTTCATAATGTTTCTCGTATTCTTCGGCTACGATGTGCTTATCTCAATCACTCTCCTCTTTTGAGTGTCAATGTATTATCTTAA